Proteins encoded in a region of the Haloarcula sp. CBA1129 genome:
- a CDS encoding radical SAM protein, translated as MTDPETLDVTIVDGYVDEPAHFGVPPYISTYPRYAAGALVDAGIPREQITYHTIDELREDNAVWRDIEAADLMVYVGGMTVPGKYVGGTPAEPDEVRELAWTANGTSIMGGPVRFGVGEANEGASETARDDLDFDFLAMADVEAAVYDLVESGLEGFNDRYRDIEEETRWARAGAFVVEQHPNHPDYLICEMETSRGCPYRCSFCTEPMYGNPDFRPPESVVDEVDALSDRGVKHFRLGRQADILAYGGDGEAPNPDALRRLYGGIREVAPDLETLHLDNMNPITVVKWPEKAREGIRIIAEHNTPGDTAAFGLESADPNVMSDNNLNVTADQCFEAVKIVNEVAGWRPGGAKDSAPNFGDDAARRLPKLLPGINLVHGLKGETRETFEHNKRFLQRVYDEGLMLRRVNIRQVMAFEGTDMADTGADIAKDHKQLFKQYKQEVRETIDNPMLQRVAPPGTILPDVHLEYHQDGKTFGRQLGTYPLLVGIPGERELGSVVDIAVTDHGYRSVTGVPYPLDLNDASMDELTAIPGIGRSTAGDVVVNRPYESVGDIDVASIERFATAQSPEGAD; from the coding sequence ATGACTGACCCCGAGACGCTCGACGTGACCATCGTCGACGGCTACGTCGACGAGCCCGCACACTTCGGGGTACCGCCGTACATCTCGACGTACCCGCGGTACGCTGCCGGTGCGCTCGTCGACGCCGGCATCCCCCGCGAACAGATAACGTATCACACTATCGACGAACTCAGGGAGGACAACGCCGTCTGGCGAGATATTGAGGCCGCCGACCTCATGGTGTACGTCGGCGGCATGACCGTCCCCGGCAAGTACGTCGGCGGGACGCCGGCCGAACCCGACGAAGTGCGCGAACTCGCATGGACAGCCAACGGGACTTCCATCATGGGCGGTCCGGTCCGCTTCGGCGTCGGCGAGGCCAACGAGGGTGCGAGCGAGACAGCCCGCGACGACCTCGATTTCGACTTCTTGGCGATGGCAGATGTTGAGGCCGCCGTTTACGACCTCGTGGAGTCCGGTCTTGAGGGATTCAACGACCGCTACCGGGACATCGAAGAGGAGACCCGCTGGGCACGCGCCGGCGCGTTCGTCGTCGAACAGCACCCGAACCACCCGGACTACCTCATCTGCGAAATGGAGACGTCCCGGGGCTGTCCGTACCGATGCTCCTTCTGCACGGAGCCGATGTACGGCAACCCGGACTTCCGGCCGCCCGAGAGCGTCGTCGACGAGGTCGACGCCCTTTCCGACCGCGGCGTGAAGCACTTCCGGCTGGGCCGACAGGCCGACATTCTGGCCTACGGCGGCGACGGCGAAGCGCCAAACCCCGACGCCCTCCGACGGCTCTATGGCGGTATCCGTGAGGTCGCACCGGATCTGGAGACGCTCCATCTGGACAATATGAATCCCATAACGGTCGTGAAATGGCCCGAGAAGGCCCGCGAGGGGATTCGAATTATCGCCGAGCACAACACGCCCGGGGACACCGCCGCCTTTGGCCTAGAATCGGCCGACCCGAACGTGATGAGCGACAACAACCTCAACGTCACCGCCGACCAGTGTTTCGAGGCGGTGAAAATCGTCAACGAGGTGGCTGGCTGGCGGCCCGGGGGAGCGAAAGACTCTGCTCCCAACTTCGGCGACGACGCCGCCCGTCGGCTTCCGAAGCTCCTGCCCGGCATCAATCTCGTCCACGGGCTGAAAGGCGAGACGCGAGAGACCTTTGAGCACAACAAACGGTTCCTTCAGCGAGTGTATGACGAGGGACTGATGCTCCGCCGGGTAAACATCCGGCAGGTGATGGCGTTCGAGGGGACCGACATGGCCGACACTGGCGCAGACATCGCCAAGGATCATAAGCAACTGTTCAAGCAGTACAAACAGGAGGTCCGGGAGACCATCGACAACCCGATGCTCCAGCGGGTCGCGCCGCCGGGGACGATACTGCCCGACGTGCATCTGGAGTACCACCAAGACGGCAAGACCTTCGGCCGGCAGTTGGGGACTTATCCGCTGCTCGTGGGTATTCCGGGCGAACGCGAACTCGGCAGCGTCGTCGACATCGCGGTTACCGACCACGGCTACCGGTCGGTCACCGGCGTCCCCTATCCGCTGGACCTCAACGATGCGTCGATGGACGAACTCACCGCGATTCCCGGTATCGGCCGAAGTACCGCCGGCGACGTGGTGGTAAACAGACCCTACGAGTCGGTCGGCGACATCGACGTTGCATCCATCGAGCGCTTCGCGACCGCCCAGTCACCGGAAGGCGCTGACTAA
- a CDS encoding Na+/H+ antiporter NhaC family protein, translating to MTSLTLEPLTYEDIPSERRPGVLQALVPVLGVVLFLGIGSGFLKLAPHGPLLWSIVLTGAVGKYWLGYSWDDLYEGLADSLLMGLQAILILFIIYGLIATWVSAGTIPGLMYYGLSILTPDVFLPATALLAMVVAFSIGSSWTTAGTLGVAFIGIGSGLGVPTPMTAGAILSGAYAGDKQSPLSDTTNLAAAVTNTDLYDHIRAMRNGTVLAFGLSVLLYAALGLRTVGDIPAGRVAEIQGALAGSYDLSVLVLLPLVVTFGLALYGLPALPTLVAGVFAGTFTTIFVQGRSFTAAWTVFLDGTAPETGMDLVNDLLASGGISGSAWTIAVVVAALSLGGLLERTGVLAVLAHHLATAVRGPRSLVVGTGVSAIFVNAFSAQQYMSIVVPGLTLRNLYDEYGLASDDLSQAIESAGTPTGALFPWHAGAVYMSAVFGVGTLAYAPYYFFAFLSPLILFATTVFGGRYDGTEHADSATSSAVADD from the coding sequence GTGACATCACTAACTCTCGAACCGCTAACGTACGAGGACATCCCGTCGGAGCGCCGACCCGGCGTACTGCAGGCGTTGGTCCCCGTACTCGGTGTCGTCCTGTTCCTCGGCATCGGATCCGGATTTCTGAAGTTGGCCCCACACGGGCCGCTGCTCTGGAGCATCGTGCTGACTGGCGCAGTCGGAAAATACTGGCTCGGTTACTCGTGGGACGACCTCTACGAGGGTCTCGCGGACAGTCTGCTAATGGGCCTGCAGGCCATCCTCATTCTGTTCATCATCTACGGCCTCATCGCGACGTGGGTTAGCGCGGGCACCATCCCCGGGCTGATGTACTACGGGCTCTCAATACTGACGCCGGACGTGTTCCTCCCGGCGACAGCGCTGCTTGCGATGGTCGTCGCGTTCTCCATCGGGTCCTCTTGGACGACGGCTGGCACGCTCGGTGTGGCCTTTATCGGTATCGGCTCCGGTCTCGGCGTGCCCACACCGATGACCGCTGGTGCCATCCTCTCGGGGGCCTACGCAGGCGACAAGCAGTCTCCGCTCTCAGATACGACGAACCTCGCGGCCGCCGTGACGAACACCGACCTCTACGACCACATCCGGGCGATGCGCAACGGGACCGTTCTGGCGTTTGGCCTCTCGGTCCTGCTCTACGCTGCGCTGGGACTGCGTACTGTCGGTGACATTCCAGCCGGACGCGTCGCCGAGATACAGGGCGCACTCGCTGGCAGCTACGACCTCTCGGTACTGGTACTCCTCCCACTCGTTGTCACCTTCGGGCTGGCGCTGTACGGACTCCCCGCACTCCCGACGCTAGTCGCTGGTGTCTTTGCCGGGACTTTCACGACCATCTTCGTTCAGGGCCGGTCGTTCACTGCCGCTTGGACGGTCTTTCTCGACGGGACGGCCCCTGAAACGGGGATGGACCTCGTGAACGACCTGCTGGCAAGCGGTGGTATCTCGGGATCGGCTTGGACGATTGCCGTCGTCGTCGCGGCCCTCAGTCTCGGCGGCCTCCTCGAACGAACTGGGGTCCTCGCCGTACTCGCACACCACCTCGCGACCGCGGTCCGTGGCCCGCGTAGCTTGGTTGTCGGGACCGGCGTTTCGGCAATCTTCGTCAACGCCTTCTCCGCCCAGCAGTACATGAGCATCGTCGTCCCCGGGCTCACCCTCCGAAATCTCTATGACGAGTACGGTCTGGCCAGCGACGATCTCTCACAGGCTATCGAATCCGCCGGAACCCCGACCGGCGCGCTCTTTCCGTGGCACGCCGGGGCTGTCTACATGTCTGCAGTCTTCGGGGTCGGAACGCTTGCGTACGCCCCGTACTACTTTTTCGCGTTCCTCTCACCGTTGATTCTGTTCGCAACGACAGTGTTTGGTGGACGATACGACGGGACCGAGCACGCTGATTCGGCCACGTCGTCCGCTGTCGCCGACGACTGA
- a CDS encoding ABC transporter ATP-binding protein has translation MPDDQGGFEGVRENVDGHPMVNLIGYATPYWLRLFIGIVAAFCTRFARLVPPIIVAAAIDRVVLSSGEPGLLTDAGLLPPGEIVGEAARIAFLQRLVVIAAIAYLLRSATRFASRYLLQSSAQKIQRDLRNDTYDHLQHLSLSFFANHQTGGMMSILNSDINRLESFLNTEFRQMIRVVATVGGIAIILYRYSPKLALIALGPVPLIGIASGFFLTWIEPRYRSIRQTVSRLNTRLENNLSGAPVIKAFDRYDFERKRVTDQSQEYHDQKVAALRIRRAFFAGLRLLTGIAFVLILYVAGMDFITNPESEAALSTGAFALFFLYIRRLYSPMRRIGRSANKYQLAKSSAERVFGLLGQAPAVTDPGDPYEPDSIDGSVEFDDVTFGYGDEPPVVREVSLDVPDGATIGLAGATGAGKSTLLKLVPRFHDVDAGAVRVDDVDVREYGLQSLRSEIAIVEQQPYLFSGTVAENIAYGDREVLDAEQVDDEVRGSDWETARDRVREAAEAAQAHEFIRDLPEGYDTQIGERGIKLSGGQRQRVAIARALLNDPEIIIFDEATSDVDTETEDRIQESIEQLVADRTAFVIAHRLSTIQDADRIVVMDDGEIVERGSHADLLAADGNYADLWHAQADDQTVSADD, from the coding sequence ATGCCTGACGATCAGGGCGGCTTCGAGGGCGTCCGGGAGAACGTCGACGGCCACCCGATGGTCAATCTTATCGGCTATGCTACCCCCTACTGGCTCCGCCTGTTTATCGGAATCGTGGCGGCGTTCTGTACCCGGTTTGCCCGCCTCGTTCCACCGATAATCGTCGCCGCGGCCATCGACCGAGTCGTCCTCAGCAGCGGCGAACCGGGGCTGCTGACCGATGCCGGCCTGCTCCCGCCCGGCGAAATCGTCGGAGAGGCCGCCCGTATTGCCTTCCTCCAGCGACTCGTCGTCATCGCAGCCATCGCCTACCTGCTCCGGTCGGCGACGCGCTTCGCATCGAGGTATCTCCTCCAATCAAGCGCCCAGAAAATCCAGCGGGACCTCCGGAACGACACGTACGACCACCTCCAACACCTCTCGCTGTCCTTCTTTGCGAACCACCAGACCGGCGGGATGATGTCGATACTCAACAGCGACATCAACCGGCTGGAATCGTTCCTCAACACGGAGTTCCGCCAGATGATTCGGGTGGTGGCGACCGTCGGCGGAATCGCGATCATCCTCTACCGGTACTCTCCGAAACTGGCGCTCATCGCGCTCGGCCCGGTGCCACTCATCGGCATCGCCAGCGGCTTCTTCCTCACCTGGATCGAGCCGAGATACCGCTCCATCCGCCAGACAGTGTCGCGGCTCAACACCCGGTTAGAGAACAACCTCAGCGGCGCGCCAGTTATCAAGGCGTTCGACCGCTACGACTTCGAGCGCAAGCGGGTGACCGACCAGAGCCAGGAGTATCACGACCAGAAGGTGGCCGCCCTGCGCATCCGGCGGGCCTTCTTCGCCGGCCTGCGACTGCTTACTGGTATTGCGTTCGTCCTGATTCTGTACGTCGCCGGGATGGACTTCATCACGAACCCAGAGAGCGAAGCGGCGCTGTCGACTGGGGCGTTTGCCCTGTTTTTCCTGTATATCCGCCGGCTGTACTCGCCGATGCGCCGAATCGGGCGGTCAGCGAACAAGTACCAGCTCGCCAAGTCCAGCGCCGAGCGCGTGTTCGGGCTGCTGGGTCAAGCGCCCGCGGTCACCGACCCCGGAGACCCCTACGAACCCGATAGCATCGATGGGTCGGTCGAGTTCGACGACGTGACGTTCGGCTACGGCGACGAGCCCCCGGTCGTCCGTGAGGTTTCGCTGGACGTACCCGACGGCGCGACCATCGGTCTGGCCGGCGCGACCGGGGCTGGCAAATCCACCCTGCTGAAACTGGTGCCGCGGTTCCACGACGTGGATGCAGGCGCGGTCCGAGTGGACGATGTTGACGTGCGCGAGTACGGCCTTCAGAGCCTCAGGAGCGAAATCGCTATCGTCGAACAACAGCCGTACCTGTTCTCGGGGACGGTCGCCGAGAACATCGCCTATGGCGACCGCGAGGTGCTCGACGCCGAGCAGGTGGACGACGAGGTGCGAGGGAGTGACTGGGAAACCGCACGCGACCGTGTCCGCGAAGCGGCGGAGGCCGCACAGGCCCACGAATTCATCCGGGACCTGCCGGAGGGGTACGACACGCAGATCGGCGAGCGCGGTATCAAGCTCTCTGGCGGCCAGCGCCAGCGGGTCGCCATCGCCCGCGCCCTGCTAAACGATCCCGAAATCATCATCTTCGATGAGGCGACCAGCGACGTGGACACGGAGACGGAGGACCGTATCCAAGAAAGCATCGAGCAACTGGTCGCGGACCGAACCGCGTTCGTCATCGCCCACCGCCTCTCGACCATTCAAGACGCGGACCGCATCGTCGTGATGGACGACGGGGAAATCGTCGAACGGGGCAGCCACGCTGACCTGCTCGCGGCCGACGGCAACTACGCCGACCTCTGGCACGCCCAAGCCGACGACCAAACGGTCAGCGCCGACGACTGA